One window from the genome of Mucilaginibacter ginsenosidivorans encodes:
- a CDS encoding VOC family protein, translating to MEPQINAITIAAQDIQSLKRFYNQVLEWKILAQNEKVVMFRLNNTILTVCTIDVFTDYAGMQPPGKGEKNFYLTVNLDSPKRVDQTLQKLAALNVDIVKMPKKAFWGGYSGFFADPEGNRWEVCYNPTPNKII from the coding sequence ATGGAACCACAGATAAATGCTATAACCATCGCCGCACAGGACATCCAGTCGTTAAAAAGATTTTACAACCAGGTGCTTGAATGGAAGATATTGGCCCAAAATGAAAAGGTAGTTATGTTCAGGCTAAACAATACTATTCTGACCGTATGTACTATTGATGTTTTTACAGATTACGCTGGCATGCAGCCGCCCGGAAAGGGTGAAAAAAACTTTTACCTGACTGTGAACCTGGACTCACCAAAACGCGTCGATCAAACTTTACAAAAGTTAGCTGCGCTGAATGTTGATATTGTCAAAATGCCTAAGAAGGCTTTCTGGGGTGGCTATAGCGGTTTCTTCGCCGACCCGGAAGGAAACCGTTGGGAGGTATGTTATAATCCTACACCGAATAAGATAATTTGA
- a CDS encoding MBL fold metallo-hydrolase yields the protein MNLDSARKKGSKFLNPIPTESAGLGKFIPILREYISNDAETVPKIPLGPFKTDISIYNKKPAGGLRITWIGHSSLLIEIDGKRILTDPVWSERASFVSFMGPKRFFEPSLALDELPKLDAVLLSHDHYDHLDKETIKFFAGKNIPFFTSLGVGTYLEKWGVDPNFITELDWGDSAMIAPDMILTSVPARHFSGRGIIHRDETLWAAFVIKGPKHNIFFGADSGWFDGFEDIGKIYGPFDLTMLEIGAYGKNWPDIHMGPDNASNAHLALKGKLMMPIHWGTFNLSTHAWYEPIERLLQYGKEKHIELFIPEPGKPTEVTGPLNSEWWVSSKSTG from the coding sequence ATGAATTTAGACAGCGCCCGAAAAAAAGGCAGCAAATTTCTAAACCCAATACCCACTGAATCAGCCGGCCTGGGCAAGTTTATTCCGATCTTAAGGGAATACATCAGCAACGACGCCGAAACTGTTCCGAAAATACCCCTGGGCCCTTTCAAAACCGACATATCAATATACAATAAGAAACCGGCGGGCGGACTTCGAATTACCTGGATAGGGCATTCAAGTTTATTGATCGAGATTGATGGGAAACGAATTCTTACCGACCCGGTTTGGAGCGAGCGTGCGTCGTTTGTTTCATTTATGGGCCCAAAGCGATTTTTTGAACCATCACTGGCGCTTGATGAATTGCCGAAACTGGATGCCGTTTTACTGTCGCATGATCATTACGACCACCTGGATAAAGAAACCATCAAGTTTTTTGCCGGTAAAAACATTCCCTTCTTCACTTCGCTGGGTGTAGGCACCTATCTCGAAAAGTGGGGTGTCGACCCCAATTTTATCACCGAACTGGATTGGGGCGACAGCGCCATGATAGCGCCGGATATGATCCTGACATCGGTACCGGCAAGGCATTTTTCGGGCCGGGGCATTATCCACCGCGACGAAACTTTATGGGCCGCATTCGTGATAAAAGGGCCAAAGCATAATATATTTTTCGGGGCCGATTCGGGCTGGTTCGATGGATTTGAAGATATTGGGAAAATTTATGGCCCGTTCGACTTGACCATGCTCGAGATCGGTGCCTACGGTAAAAATTGGCCTGATATACATATGGGGCCCGATAACGCTTCAAATGCGCACCTGGCCCTGAAAGGCAAGCTGATGATGCCTATTCATTGGGGTACTTTTAACCTGTCCACCCACGCTTGGTACGAACCCATAGAACGACTTTTACAGTACGGCAAGGAAAAACACATCGAACTTTTTATCCCTGAACCGGGTAAACCTACTGAAGTTACCGGGCCGTTGAACTCGGAATGGTGGGTTTCTTCTAAGTCTACGGGCTGA
- a CDS encoding DoxX family protein, producing MQTFKKVSLIILVLFYVFAGINHFRNPVSYLHIIPPYIPYPVVANALAGCFEVLFAVMMLFAQTRKFAAWGIILMLLAFLPVHISMIGDAPLKLGNLVVTPLLAWVRLLVLQPLLILWAWWHTSNAEPSNYSASRSL from the coding sequence ATGCAAACTTTTAAAAAGGTCAGTTTGATCATTCTCGTACTTTTTTACGTGTTTGCCGGTATCAATCATTTCCGTAACCCGGTTTCGTACCTGCACATCATACCTCCCTACATACCCTACCCTGTGGTGGCAAACGCCCTGGCCGGTTGCTTCGAAGTGTTATTTGCTGTGATGATGCTTTTCGCCCAAACCCGAAAATTTGCTGCGTGGGGTATCATATTAATGCTGCTTGCCTTCCTCCCCGTGCACATCAGCATGATAGGTGACGCTCCTTTAAAGCTGGGCAATCTTGTGGTTACACCCTTGCTGGCATGGGTACGGTTGCTTGTATTGCAACCACTGCTGATATTATGGGCATGGTGGCACACAAGCAACGCAGAGCCTTCAAATTATTCAGCGTCCCGATCCCTATGA
- the hemA gene encoding glutamyl-tRNA reductase: MKYLKIIAFTHKQIELKELGKLVICQENLTEKLQKIKVLFDIPEIFYVATCNRVEFVMATANSIDHDFITKFIHALDMGICSNHIDTFIKGGTVYEDNEALNHLLRTSCSLESMVVGEKEILAQMRKAYECCRDAGLTGDYLRMVMSTAVKTAKEVYTHTSIAKNPISVVSLAYRKLKDLKQCSNARILIIGAGETNRNISKYLQKHKFSNFAVFNRTLSKAQDLAADLTGEAFTLDELPEYKKGFDVIITCTSCKEPIITRELYRSLLNGETDKKTIVDLAVPNDTSPEVLAEYPVNFIEVQSLNDIAKKNMQERYQELVHAEKIIEQNILEFVPMLKQRRIEVAMREVPEKIKEIRKNALNTVFADEVQNMDKESREVLEKVINYMEKKYISVPMIMAKEILINS, translated from the coding sequence TTGAAGTATTTAAAAATAATTGCTTTTACGCATAAGCAGATCGAGCTGAAGGAATTGGGGAAATTGGTGATCTGCCAGGAGAACCTGACGGAGAAGCTGCAAAAGATAAAAGTACTGTTCGACATACCGGAAATATTTTACGTTGCTACCTGTAACCGTGTCGAATTTGTGATGGCCACTGCCAACTCCATCGACCACGACTTCATTACGAAATTTATTCATGCGCTTGATATGGGCATCTGTTCCAACCATATCGATACTTTTATTAAGGGCGGGACAGTATACGAGGACAATGAGGCGCTGAACCATTTGCTGCGTACATCGTGTTCGCTGGAGAGCATGGTGGTGGGCGAAAAGGAGATATTGGCCCAGATGCGAAAGGCATACGAATGCTGCAGGGACGCCGGGCTGACAGGCGATTACCTGCGAATGGTGATGAGCACCGCGGTCAAAACTGCCAAGGAAGTTTATACCCACACCAGCATCGCCAAAAACCCTATCTCCGTCGTCTCCCTCGCTTACCGAAAACTTAAAGATCTTAAACAATGTTCCAACGCCCGCATCCTGATCATAGGCGCCGGCGAAACAAACCGGAACATCTCCAAATACCTTCAAAAACATAAATTTTCCAACTTCGCCGTTTTTAACCGCACCTTGTCCAAAGCCCAGGACCTGGCTGCCGACCTGACCGGTGAGGCTTTCACTCTTGATGAATTACCGGAATACAAAAAAGGTTTTGATGTGATCATTACCTGTACGTCGTGTAAAGAGCCCATCATTACCAGGGAACTGTACCGTAGTTTGCTGAACGGTGAAACGGATAAAAAGACCATTGTCGACCTGGCAGTACCAAATGATACATCGCCTGAGGTGCTGGCCGAATACCCTGTTAATTTTATCGAGGTGCAGTCGCTTAACGACATTGCCAAAAAGAATATGCAGGAGCGTTACCAGGAATTGGTGCATGCCGAAAAGATCATCGAGCAAAATATACTTGAATTTGTTCCGATGCTGAAGCAGCGCCGTATTGAAGTAGCCATGCGCGAAGTGCCCGAGAAGATAAAGGAAATACGCAAAAATGCACTTAATACCGTGTTCGCGGATGAGGTTCAGAATATGGATAAGGAATCGCGCGAAGTATTAGAGAAGGTGATCAATTACATGGAGAAAAAATATATAAGTGTTCCCATGATCATGGCGAAAGAAATACTCATCAATTCCTGA
- the hemC gene encoding hydroxymethylbilane synthase: MDRKLIIGTRGSDLALWQANFVKDRLAENNIIAELKIIKTQGDRILNLSFDKLEGKGFFTKELEEELLAGTIDLAVHSHKDLPTENPPGLIIAAVSEREDPSELLLILKDCVDVRQKMSLKYGAIVGTSSNRRKAQLLAYRPDLEIEELRGNVPTRIGKLRDEKYDAIMIAKAGVTRLGIDLSEFHVEELTPVELVPAPAQGVLAIQVRETDQELFNALQILHHPDVAEALAVERSVLKLFGGGCHLPLGCYCRRDGGMYQVFTSKADSGEEFPDRLFLESDTTEGLAEKVVSRFDPKRKFPMSVFISRELSEQSYFRKALEKHDIKVEARSLIRTVRVINKLDPYILRDIDWIFFSSKNAIEYFFQLDPQLPAGVKFGVMGAGSEEALRLKGHFTQYTGVGIDTVDVAREFAKIANGKKILFPGSENSMRSIQQGLSADTKIIDLPVYETVLEENVEGTGADVLVFTSPSNVEAYFSDNLLEPNQKVIAIGKSTGRKFDEMGTKYILPFSPDEVGLAEAVFGL; encoded by the coding sequence TTGGACAGAAAACTTATCATCGGTACACGTGGCAGCGACCTGGCGTTGTGGCAGGCAAATTTTGTGAAGGACCGCCTGGCCGAAAACAACATTATTGCCGAATTAAAGATCATTAAAACGCAGGGCGACCGTATCCTGAACCTGAGCTTTGATAAACTGGAAGGCAAAGGCTTTTTTACCAAGGAACTGGAAGAAGAACTATTGGCAGGCACGATAGACCTGGCCGTGCATTCGCATAAGGATTTGCCGACGGAAAATCCGCCTGGCCTTATCATTGCTGCCGTATCCGAACGCGAGGACCCATCGGAGTTGCTGCTGATACTGAAAGACTGTGTCGATGTTCGCCAGAAAATGTCCCTTAAATACGGAGCGATAGTGGGTACATCATCCAACAGGCGCAAAGCGCAATTGCTGGCTTACCGGCCCGACCTGGAAATAGAGGAACTTAGGGGGAATGTGCCGACACGGATAGGCAAGCTTCGCGATGAGAAGTACGATGCTATTATGATAGCCAAGGCTGGCGTAACCAGGCTGGGGATCGATCTCAGCGAATTTCACGTGGAGGAACTTACACCGGTGGAACTTGTACCGGCGCCGGCACAAGGAGTTTTGGCTATCCAGGTACGCGAGACCGACCAGGAGCTGTTCAATGCACTCCAAATATTGCATCATCCGGATGTGGCGGAGGCGCTGGCTGTAGAACGCAGCGTGCTGAAACTATTTGGCGGCGGCTGTCATTTACCGCTGGGTTGTTATTGCCGCAGGGACGGCGGCATGTACCAGGTGTTTACCTCGAAAGCGGATAGTGGCGAGGAGTTTCCCGACAGGCTGTTTTTGGAATCGGACACGACAGAAGGACTTGCCGAAAAGGTTGTGTCCCGGTTTGACCCGAAGCGGAAATTCCCGATGAGCGTGTTTATATCGCGCGAGTTATCCGAACAAAGTTATTTTCGCAAAGCGCTGGAAAAGCATGACATTAAGGTAGAGGCACGTTCGCTTATCAGGACAGTGCGGGTGATCAATAAACTTGATCCATATATTTTGCGGGATATCGACTGGATATTCTTTTCGAGCAAGAACGCGATAGAATATTTCTTCCAGTTGGATCCGCAATTGCCTGCCGGTGTGAAATTCGGTGTGATGGGCGCCGGGTCGGAAGAAGCGTTGCGGCTGAAGGGCCATTTTACCCAATACACCGGTGTCGGTATCGATACGGTCGACGTCGCCCGTGAATTTGCCAAAATAGCCAACGGAAAAAAAATACTGTTCCCCGGTTCCGAAAATTCGATGCGCAGCATACAACAGGGACTGTCAGCTGATACAAAGATCATCGACCTGCCCGTGTATGAAACGGTACTGGAAGAGAACGTGGAAGGCACCGGTGCCGATGTGCTCGTATTCACCAGCCCGTCGAACGTGGAAGCCTATTTTAGCGACAATTTACTGGAGCCTAATCAGAAAGTGATAGCCATAGGCAAATCGACCGGGCGAAAATTCGATGAGATGGGCACAAAATATATCCTGCCGTTCTCGCCCGACGAAGTCGGCCTGGCCGAAGCGGTATTTGGGTTGTGA
- a CDS encoding DNRLRE domain-containing protein: MKAPVSFLALAAGCLLAISACQKTKIAPTPDKTSDQTKTKLHSVAVAEADVTITLPDDSVQLTGQSGTPGDTVVGYLWSQISGPNEATIINESSQSAWAKKLTEGTYLFQFMVIDKGGSTGIDTLTVTVKPSDISTLDLSPANNPGESNIAILGSVDASNHVSIEEPLAAWTINGVPFTVRNLLKFDLSSIPATATVLSAQLVMYSDTIPMNGDLVHANYGADNSVLIQQVATSWDSSTLTWFNQPAGLPDNQVIVPSTTQPYLNINVNVKDMVSSMVKNNTNYGFKLQLQHEDIYTSRIFCSSYYSDATRHPRLIVKYRKN, encoded by the coding sequence ATGAAAGCCCCTGTTTCATTTCTCGCATTAGCAGCCGGTTGCCTGCTGGCAATAAGCGCATGCCAAAAAACTAAGATAGCACCGACTCCCGATAAAACTTCAGATCAGACAAAAACAAAGCTGCATTCGGTAGCAGTGGCGGAAGCTGATGTGACGATAACTTTACCGGACGATTCGGTTCAGTTAACGGGACAGAGCGGTACACCGGGCGATACGGTAGTTGGCTATTTGTGGAGCCAGATATCCGGACCGAACGAGGCTACGATCATCAACGAAAGCTCGCAATCGGCCTGGGCGAAAAAGCTGACCGAAGGCACCTACCTGTTCCAGTTTATGGTAATTGATAAGGGTGGCTCCACTGGCATCGATACGTTAACAGTAACCGTTAAACCTTCAGATATATCAACGCTCGACCTGTCGCCGGCAAATAACCCGGGCGAATCAAATATTGCCATATTAGGTAGTGTCGATGCCAGCAATCACGTTTCTATCGAAGAACCGTTGGCTGCCTGGACCATCAATGGCGTGCCATTTACTGTGAGGAATCTTTTGAAATTCGATCTGAGCAGTATACCGGCCACTGCAACCGTTCTATCGGCCCAGCTTGTGATGTATTCCGATACCATTCCTATGAACGGCGACCTGGTACATGCCAACTACGGCGCCGACAACTCGGTACTTATTCAGCAGGTGGCAACATCCTGGGATTCATCAACTTTAACATGGTTCAACCAGCCGGCGGGATTACCAGACAACCAGGTGATCGTGCCATCCACGACGCAACCGTATCTGAACATCAACGTGAATGTTAAAGATATGGTGAGCTCGATGGTAAAAAATAATACCAATTATGGCTTTAAGCTGCAGTTGCAGCACGAGGATATATACACCAGCCGGATATTCTGCTCAAGCTACTACAGTGACGCAACGCGGCACCCAAGGCTTATCGTGAAATATCGTAAAAATTAA
- the hemB gene encoding porphobilinogen synthase codes for MLQRPRRNRKSEAIRQMVQETHVSAANLIFPLFIIDGNNQKSEVASMPGIYRHSVDNLLREVESCLKLGLNAFDLFPNIDESLKDKYATESYRDGSLYLRAISEVKKNFPEACVITDVAMDPYSSDGHDGIVENGEILNDETLEVLGKMALAHAQAGADIIAPSDMMDGRVGYIRNVLDDNGFTGVSIMSYTAKYASAFYGPFRDALNSAPKFGDKKSYQMNPANQREALIEADLDEAEGADFLMVKPALPYLDVIKLLKDNTELPIAAYNVSGEYAMIKAAIQKGWLNEQRAITEVLTSIRRAGATAILTYHAKEVLENKWL; via the coding sequence ATGCTGCAACGACCAAGAAGAAACCGGAAAAGCGAAGCTATCCGCCAAATGGTACAGGAAACGCACGTAAGTGCGGCCAACCTGATATTCCCTTTATTTATTATCGATGGTAACAACCAGAAAAGTGAAGTGGCCTCTATGCCGGGCATTTACCGCCATTCGGTTGATAATTTGCTGCGCGAAGTGGAGAGTTGCCTTAAACTTGGGTTGAATGCATTCGACCTGTTCCCGAACATTGACGAATCGCTAAAAGATAAATATGCTACTGAGAGCTACCGCGACGGGAGCCTTTACCTGCGCGCTATAAGCGAAGTGAAAAAGAACTTTCCTGAAGCCTGCGTGATAACGGACGTTGCCATGGACCCCTACAGCAGCGACGGGCACGACGGCATAGTGGAAAATGGCGAGATACTGAATGACGAAACCCTGGAGGTGTTGGGCAAAATGGCTTTGGCTCATGCACAGGCAGGCGCTGATATTATTGCACCATCGGACATGATGGACGGGCGTGTTGGCTATATCCGCAATGTGCTGGATGATAATGGTTTTACAGGGGTTTCTATCATGTCGTACACGGCCAAATACGCAAGTGCTTTTTATGGACCGTTCAGGGATGCATTAAATTCGGCGCCGAAATTTGGCGATAAGAAAAGCTACCAGATGAACCCGGCCAACCAGCGCGAGGCTTTGATTGAGGCCGACCTGGATGAAGCCGAAGGCGCAGATTTTTTGATGGTAAAACCGGCGCTACCCTACCTGGACGTGATCAAATTATTAAAAGATAATACCGAATTGCCAATAGCGGCTTATAATGTAAGCGGCGAGTACGCGATGATTAAGGCCGCCATACAAAAAGGCTGGCTGAACGAACAGCGCGCCATTACCGAAGTACTGACCAGTATACGCAGGGCAGGAGCAACGGCAATACTGACCTACCATGCCAAGGAAGTGCTGGAGAATAAATGGTTGTAG
- the hemL gene encoding glutamate-1-semialdehyde 2,1-aminomutase: protein MLDSIKKIFSNEGDEPVNTTGKPDISREKSTELYEKSKAFFPGGVNSPVRAFKSVYGTPLFIAKGDGCHIWDADGNQFIDFCCSWGPLILGHNHPKVREKVTEVMQNGMSFGAPTALENELAELLLKNNKFIKKLRFVSSGTEAVMSAIRLARGYTKRDKILKFEGCYHGHSDSLLVKAGSGLVTFGETSSAGVPKSFADETIVVGLNDIAALDKAFEEFKDQIAAIIIEPVPANNGLLLQTKEYLQYLREICTKNGTLLIFDEVISGFRVGFEGAAGHYGIQPDIITYGKIIGGGLPVGCYGASVEIMGSISPDGPVYQAGTLSGNPVAMAAGIAQLTELLRMGFYRDLNNKTEEFTESIQRFATARNYKFKVFSIGSIFWFAYTDKETISSAEEIDPASMEKFKIMHRELLNRGIYLGPSGYEVGFISSAHTKVDLEKAKRAIFESLDLVFRK from the coding sequence ATGCTTGATTCAATAAAAAAAATATTTTCGAACGAGGGTGATGAGCCGGTTAATACAACCGGTAAGCCGGATATCAGCCGCGAGAAGTCGACTGAACTGTATGAAAAGTCGAAGGCATTTTTTCCGGGCGGGGTTAATTCGCCTGTAAGGGCTTTCAAATCGGTTTACGGTACGCCGCTTTTTATTGCCAAGGGCGATGGCTGCCATATATGGGATGCGGACGGTAACCAGTTTATCGACTTCTGCTGCTCGTGGGGGCCGCTTATCCTGGGGCATAATCATCCGAAAGTGCGCGAAAAGGTGACCGAGGTAATGCAAAACGGCATGTCGTTCGGAGCGCCTACTGCTTTGGAGAACGAGCTTGCCGAACTGCTGCTCAAGAATAACAAATTCATAAAAAAACTGCGCTTTGTGAGTTCGGGCACCGAGGCGGTAATGTCGGCCATCAGGCTCGCGAGGGGCTACACCAAACGCGATAAAATACTAAAGTTTGAAGGTTGCTACCACGGGCATAGCGACTCGCTGCTGGTTAAAGCAGGATCGGGCCTGGTTACTTTCGGCGAAACATCATCTGCCGGGGTGCCGAAATCTTTTGCTGACGAAACCATCGTTGTCGGCTTGAACGACATCGCTGCATTGGACAAAGCCTTTGAAGAGTTTAAGGATCAGATCGCGGCGATCATCATCGAACCGGTACCTGCCAATAATGGATTATTATTGCAGACCAAAGAATACTTACAATACCTGCGCGAAATATGCACCAAAAACGGAACGCTGCTCATCTTCGATGAAGTGATCTCCGGTTTCCGTGTTGGGTTCGAAGGCGCTGCAGGGCATTACGGCATACAGCCGGATATTATTACCTACGGCAAGATCATTGGCGGTGGGCTGCCGGTGGGTTGCTACGGAGCGTCGGTGGAGATCATGGGCAGTATATCGCCCGATGGACCGGTTTACCAGGCGGGTACGCTATCAGGAAACCCCGTGGCCATGGCCGCGGGCATTGCCCAACTGACAGAGCTGTTGCGCATGGGTTTTTACCGCGACCTCAACAATAAGACCGAAGAATTTACCGAGTCGATACAGCGATTTGCTACTGCAAGAAATTATAAATTTAAAGTGTTTAGTATCGGGTCCATTTTCTGGTTCGCGTATACGGATAAGGAAACCATCAGCAGCGCTGAGGAGATCGATCCGGCCAGCATGGAGAAATTCAAGATCATGCACCGTGAATTGCTGAACCGGGGTATTTACCTGGGTCCCTCGGGATATGAAGTGGGTTTCATATCCTCGGCACATACCAAGGTAGACCTGGAGAAGGCAAAGCGGGCTATTTTCGAAAGTTTGGATTTAGTATTCAGAAAATAG
- a CDS encoding sensor histidine kinase has protein sequence MKRPFVIFYALIIYALAELTWWGYMLVHLQPERSAMIMGEGSTFVLVFLVGAISLHKSIKKERRLQDQKRNFLLSVTHELKSPLASIKLLLQTIQKRDLSKQQIQDFIGKSLLDIERLDDMVENMLLASKIDNRSYTFPKAEFNLSALVDNVVNRLQLNKCDLTQQLINAEIEPKIEITGDKFALTSVVTNLIENAIKYSGPCEVVDVRLYSRDNKIFLEVADHGIGISDNEKPRIFDKFYRVGSEDTRNTKGTGLGLYIVKEVLDKHEASIKVRDNDPSGSIFEVVFA, from the coding sequence ATGAAAAGACCATTTGTCATTTTTTATGCACTCATTATTTATGCGTTAGCCGAGCTAACCTGGTGGGGCTATATGCTGGTGCACCTGCAGCCTGAGCGGAGTGCAATGATAATGGGCGAGGGAAGCACCTTTGTATTGGTGTTCCTGGTTGGTGCGATCAGCCTGCATAAATCCATCAAAAAGGAGCGCCGGTTGCAGGATCAGAAAAGAAACTTTTTGCTTTCGGTAACGCATGAGTTAAAATCGCCGCTGGCATCCATCAAACTGCTGCTGCAAACTATACAAAAGCGCGACCTGAGTAAGCAGCAGATACAGGATTTTATAGGTAAATCGTTGCTGGATATTGAACGGCTGGACGACATGGTGGAAAACATGCTGCTGGCGTCGAAGATCGATAACCGGTCGTACACTTTCCCAAAGGCGGAATTCAACCTTTCGGCATTGGTGGATAATGTGGTGAATCGCTTGCAGCTGAACAAATGCGACCTGACACAGCAGCTGATCAATGCGGAAATAGAACCGAAGATCGAAATAACAGGTGATAAGTTCGCATTGACATCCGTTGTTACTAACCTGATTGAAAATGCCATCAAATATTCAGGGCCCTGCGAGGTGGTTGATGTAAGGCTTTATTCACGGGACAACAAGATATTTTTGGAAGTGGCCGATCACGGTATAGGTATTTCAGATAACGAAAAGCCCCGGATTTTTGATAAATTTTACCGTGTAGGCAGCGAGGACACCAGGAATACCAAAGGAACCGGGCTTGGCCTTTATATCGTAAAGGAAGTGCTGGACAAACACGAAGCCAGCATAAAAGTAAGGGATAATGACCCGTCGGGAAGTATTTTTGAAGTGGTATTCGCGTAA
- a CDS encoding response regulator transcription factor produces MLSKKRILLAEDEEHLLEAIKLNLELEGYKVSTANNGKKALQRFKEERFNLVILDVMMPEVDGFVVAETIRLENSEVPIMFLTAKNTNEDKIAGLKKGADDYLTKPFNLEELILRVNNLVKRSLKGEDLKEFNSYKIGDKTIHFNSFELVNGDGSITPLTKKETMLLKLLIERRNEAVSREQILETVWNYDVYPSTRTIDNFILTFRKYFEPDPKNPVYFHSIRGVGYKFTDSH; encoded by the coding sequence ATGCTGAGCAAAAAGAGAATTTTACTGGCAGAGGACGAAGAGCACCTGCTGGAAGCTATAAAACTTAACCTCGAACTGGAGGGATATAAAGTATCAACCGCCAATAATGGCAAAAAAGCGTTGCAGCGTTTTAAAGAAGAGCGCTTTAACCTGGTGATACTGGACGTGATGATGCCCGAAGTTGACGGTTTCGTGGTTGCTGAAACTATCAGGCTGGAAAATTCGGAAGTACCGATCATGTTCCTGACGGCGAAGAATACCAACGAGGACAAGATTGCCGGACTGAAGAAGGGCGCCGACGATTACCTGACCAAACCATTTAACCTGGAAGAACTGATCCTTCGCGTTAACAACCTGGTAAAAAGAAGCCTGAAAGGGGAGGATCTGAAGGAATTCAACAGTTATAAAATTGGCGACAAAACCATTCATTTCAACTCATTTGAATTGGTGAACGGCGATGGTTCCATTACCCCGCTAACGAAAAAGGAAACCATGCTGCTTAAGCTTTTGATAGAGCGCCGCAACGAGGCCGTATCGCGCGAGCAGATACTGGAAACGGTATGGAATTACGACGTTTACCCATCTACCCGTACTATCGATAACTTTATCCTGACCTTCCGTAAATATTTCGAACCAGATCCCAAAAATCCGGTTTATTTCCATTCAATCCGGGGTGTAGGGTATAAGTTTACCGATAGCCACTAA
- a CDS encoding tetratricopeptide repeat protein, producing MFSNKARIFVLTVFAGMMVFFVYKQVVELAAACLLLVVLVIVEYFKQGTLVLAAKHYHDKDYAGAEALLKQIKKPEWLMDKRRGIYEYMLGNINLYKQDYEEAALHYDLASKFPLRSVNDHVAALVHAANINIRLGRYEKAEAYLADAEKHEEKTTAKMKAVIEKVKQELKKH from the coding sequence ATGTTTAGCAACAAGGCGCGTATATTTGTGTTGACGGTTTTTGCCGGGATGATGGTATTTTTCGTCTACAAACAGGTTGTCGAGCTGGCTGCCGCCTGCCTGTTGCTGGTTGTGCTGGTTATTGTTGAGTACTTTAAACAGGGGACACTGGTGCTGGCGGCAAAACATTATCATGATAAGGATTATGCCGGCGCCGAGGCTTTGCTGAAGCAGATAAAAAAGCCCGAATGGCTGATGGATAAGCGCCGCGGCATTTACGAATACATGCTGGGTAATATCAACCTGTACAAACAGGACTATGAGGAAGCCGCTTTGCATTACGACCTGGCCTCGAAATTTCCGTTGCGGTCGGTAAACGACCACGTGGCGGCGTTGGTGCATGCGGCAAATATCAACATCAGGCTGGGACGTTACGAAAAGGCGGAAGCCTACCTGGCCGATGCTGAAAAGCACGAAGAGAAGACGACTGCCAAAATGAAGGCGGTAATAGAAAAGGTAAAACAGGAATTAAAAAAACATTAA